Proteins encoded within one genomic window of Triticum aestivum cultivar Chinese Spring chromosome 2D, IWGSC CS RefSeq v2.1, whole genome shotgun sequence:
- the LOC123051334 gene encoding NAD-dependent protein deacetylase SRT1, with the protein MASVSQDELALLSGREHAAHLANSCLRADFEAVARVLDARDRKLAKDKAALKAVLADLDAARAQEREVAEAKSKLEATVLRKNYEAALDSRRRPLDSAKEVARLLGGSVRRDESLVEEANEGEVEDLDDTDLYVPDCVWERRGGGGMECDGVRRGTMAVRRNAAVAGEARRRAAVAVLEEMGPAQLGQGEGSNRKTATGLENLKKSRKMSLGYAEKLSYREDVGTVGMPEKFDSPKLLQGKIEELAVMVQKSKHLVVFTGAGISTSSGIPDFRGPKGVWTLQRAGKGVPDASLPFHRAAPTLTHMALVELERAGLLKFVISQNVDSLHLRSGFPREKLAELHGNSFKEVCPCCKTEYLRDFEIETIGLKDTPRRCADKNCGARLKDTVLDWEDALPPEEMNSAEEQCRTADLVLCLGTSLQITPACNMPLLSIKNGGKVAIVNLQATPKDKKASLVIHGLVDKVIAGVMCILSLRIPPYIRTDFIQLLLRHTVKKKCVRWTLRVTSVHGMRAPLSFLRSIEVSFPDRSDMKPVVLMEQPFSLQRETSMTSIFSMLLTLKFSDGCGCSSSSIECHVNFQKQKESFVRDRSLVLQELKCTAERQSRAGQQSILERESLPRAETSIHAFVTNIIRYDAEDLKVADPKGSWMNSGSSTSSNLAKRLVEGASGYSASTKKLKC; encoded by the exons ATGGCCTCAGTCTCCCAGGACGAACTTGCTCTCCTCTCTGGCAGGGAGCACGCGGCCCACCTCGCCAACTCCTGCCTCAGGGCCGACTTTGAGGCGGTCGCGCGCGTCCTTGATGCGCGGGACCGCAAGCTcgccaaggacaaggccgcgctaAAGGCCGTGCTCGCTGACCTTGACGCTGCGAGAGCGCAGGAGCGCGAGGTCGCTGAGGCCAAGTCCAAGTTGGAGGCCACCGTACTGCGGAAGAACTACGAGGCGGCCTTGGACTCGCGCCGCCGACCGCTGGACAGTGCCAAGGAGGTGGCGCGCCTGCTTGGGGGCTCGGTACGCCGGGATGAGTCGCTAGTCGAGGAGGCGAATGAGGGGGAGGTGGAAGACCTCGACGATACTGACCTCTACGTGCCTGACTGCGTGTGGGAGAGGCGCGGTGGTGGTGGGATGGAATGCGACGGAGTAAGGagaggcacaatggcggtgaggcGGAATGCGGCCGTGGCAGGGGAGGCGCGAAGGCGGGCGGCTGTTGCCGTGTTGGAGGAGATGGGCCCTGCTCAGCTCGGGCAGGGTGAGGG ATCGAACAGGAAGACAGCAACGGGTTTGGAGAACCTCAAGAAGAGCCGAAAGATGTCGCTAGGCTATGCGGAGAAGCTGTCTTACCGAGAGGATGTGGGCACTGTGGGCATGCCTGAGAAGTTCGACTCCCCCAAACTCCTCCAAGGGAAG ATAGAAGAGCTTGCAGTTATGGTGCAAAAG AGTAAGCATCTAGTGGTGTTTACCGGAGCAGGAATATCAACTTCATCAGGCATACCTGATTTCCGAGGCCCAAAGGGTGTGTGGACTCTGCAG CGTGCAGGAAAAGGTGTTCCTGATGCTTCACTCCCATTTCACCGAGCTGCTCCAACCTTGACTCATATGGCATTGGTTGAATTGGAAAGAGCAGGTCTCCTAAAGTTTGTCATAAGCCAG AATGTTGACAGCCTACATTTGCGTTCTGGCTTCCCAAGGGAGAAGCTGGCTGAATTGCATGGGAATTCTTTCAAGGAGGTCTGCCCATGCTGTAAAACGGA GTACCTTCGTGATTTTGAAATAGAGACAATAGGACTGAAGGATACTCCGAGGCGTTGTGCAGACAAGAACTGTGGAGCTAGATTAAAAGATACAGTTCTTGATTGGGAG GATGCGTTACCCCCTGAGGAGATGAATTCTGCCGAGGAGCAGTGTCGAACAGCTGATCTTGTCCTATGTCTAGGAACTAG CTTGCAGATTACTCCTGCATGTAATATGCCTCTGTTGTCAATAAAGAATGGGGGAAAGGTTGCCATTGTTAATCTTCAG GCAACTCCAAAAGATAAAAAGGCAAGCCTTGTCATCCATGGGCTTGTGGATAAG GTCATTGCTGGAGTGATGTGCATTCTGAGTCTGCGCATTCCTCCATATATACGTACTGACTTCATTCAACTTCTTCTTCGGCACACAGTCAAAA AGAAATGTGTAAGATGGACTCTGCGAGTAACTAGCGTTCATGGCATGCGAGCACCATTGTCATTTCTTCGGTCAATAGAG GTTTCCTTTCCAGACAGATCTGACATGAAGCCTGTAGTTCTTATGGAGCAACCATTTTCTTTGCAGAG GGAAACATCAATGACTAGCATATTTTCCATGTTGCTGACATTGAAGTTCAGTGATGGTTGTGGCTGCTCAAGCTCGTCAATTGAATGCCATGTTAATTTCCAG AAGCAAAAGGAGAGTTTTGTTAGAGATAGAAGCCTAGTCCTGCAGGAGTTGAAGTGCACTGCAGAGCGCCAGTCTCGTGCCGGGCAGCAATCGATTCTTGAAAGGGAGAGTCTGCCAAGAGCCGAGACATCTATACACGCGTTTGTGACCAACATTATCAGGTACGACGCTGAAGATCTCAAGGTGGCTGATCCTAAGGGTAGTTGGATGAACAGCGGCAGCAGTACCAGCAGCAACCTCGCAAAACGGCTCGTGGAAGGTGCTAGTGGCTACTCCGCCTCGACAAAGAAGCTAAAGTGCTAG
- the LOC123055586 gene encoding putative glycine-rich cell wall structural protein 1, with amino-acid sequence MAGTKVLAMAFVVLLGIGLAKAARVSRLSDAQGSGGGGGGGIVDGSGSGSGSGTASSRVVPNEGHASAGATHAVAGAGGSGGGASQYRGSGSGAGYGSSTASSESAGGVFVAFPGYSSADGTGGGGGGGQAGGYDGSSGHGEGSGTGSGSSSAKSTYYGGEDANASVKGSGGGKGGGENGGSGGGGGSGSGNAEANP; translated from the coding sequence ATGGCAGGCACTAAAGTTTTAGCTATGGCTTTTGTTGTTCTCTTGGGCATTGGATTAGCCAAGGCAGCGCGGGTGTCCAGGCTCTCCGATGCTCAAGGGAGTGGAGGGGGCGGGGGAGGTGGAATTGTGGACGGCAGTGGCTCAGGATCCGGGAGTGGCACCGCATCCAGCCGGGTCGTTCCGAACGAAGGCCATGCGAGTGCCGGAGCTACCCATGCAGTCGCCGGAGCTGGAGGCAGCGGCGGTGGCGCGAGCCAGTACCGTGGATCCGGAAGTGGAGCCGGGTATGGCTCCAGCACCGCTTCTAGCGAGTCAGCTGGAGGAGTATTTGTTGCTTTCCCTGGATATTCTAGCGCTGATggtaccggcggcggcggtggcggaggacaAGCGGGAGGTTACGATGGATCTAGTGGTCATGGAGAGGGCAGTGGCACCGGCTCCGGTTCCAGCTCCGCCAAGTCTACCTATTATGGAGGAGAGGATGCAAATGCAAGTGTTAAGGGTAGTGGAGGTGGCAAAGGAGGCGGCGAAAATggtgggagcggcggcggcggcgggagcggatCCGGAAATGCCGAAGCAAACCCTTAA